The genomic window CTGATTTTGTTAAGCTAGACATACAGGAACTCGGTGGAATTTCTAACCCAGATACTCGTACCACTATAAACCAGATAAACACGCTAGCAAAAAACACCGGATGTACAGTTATAGCCGAAGGGGTTGAAACAGAGGAAGAGTACAACGAACTAAAACACCTAAATATTACGTTATTTCAAGGCTATTATTTCGCACCACCCTCACCGATTGATAAGCTATAAACTAACCTATCGCCATCTCGCCTGATTTTTCAGCGTGCTCGGAGAGTGTTTTAGATTTTATATCACCTTTTTTAAGACTATTATCAGCGAACTCTTTTTTATCACAGCCTTTACAATCACTATCCTTATTCTTAAGTGACAAATTAGTCGCTAGAGCCGGATCCTCTACATTAAAAGTGTGACCTCCTCTATCAAGCTTAATATAAGAATGTGGTCCCATCCGCTCACGCTCAAGAGACAAATCATGTGCCCGATTACGAGTGAGGAAAGAGCGCACTACCTGTATTATACCAACTATATTTAATATGGATGCCGCCCAAGATAGTCCTGTAGATGGGCTAGCTTTACGCAAATTATAATTATCAACAGCGACTCCAACAAGCCCCGACACCGCGCCCGTTGAGAACTGCGACTCCGCCTTATAATTAAGCTTACTCGCCTGTTCTTTCAGCTTGTTTTGCTCATAATCTTTCTGTGTTTCATAAACCGTAGCCATAAACCACCCTCATATACAATAACAACCGCACGATGATAGCAATTATACGAACAAACCACAATAATTGAAATATTATGTTTTTATTACATATAATAAAAACCCTACCGGCGGCACATCCGGTATACAGCAAAGACCGACAGGCACGATAAACCAGAGATAATGCGAACCTTCAGCACGCCTCATGGAATCCTAAGTAGAAAACATCAGACCCAAAAAATATATATTTATCAAGCACCCGCTAATTCTTTAAGAGAAAGCTTTATCAATTCATCAACAGCTTGATTTTCATCATTTTTCACTATTTTTGCCACCGCCCCATAAGCATCACCACGATTATATCCAAGATTAACCAAAGCGGAGACAGCATCATCGTTTAGATCATTCCTTATAACAGCCTGTTTCAGATTTTTCCTAACAATATTACCTTTACTACCGGTCGCCACATCAACCACAAACTCCGAAGTTGGAAGTTTAAGAGCTTTATCCTTAAGCTCACTTACAATACGTTCGGCAAGCTTCGCGCCTATACCGCTGATGGTCTTAAAAGAAGCCGCGTCTTTTGCCATAATTAGCTGGGAAATACGCACCGGAGAATAAGCCGCCAAAATAGCGATAGCCACCTTATTACCTACCCCCTGTACTGTAGCGAGCGTACGGAACCAATCACGCTCCATATTATCTAAGAACCCATATAAATGTATATGGTCTTCTCTAACATTAGTTTCTATAACCAATTTTATTTCTTCACCAACCGACAACTCAGAGAGCAATCTAGTAGAGACAAAAACACCATAGCCAACCCCTCCCACATCAATGATCAGCGAATCATCATTAATCTCCTCTACTATGC from Rickettsiales bacterium includes these protein-coding regions:
- the ruvA gene encoding Holliday junction branch migration protein RuvA, with protein sequence MIGRLRGIVEEINDDSLIIDVGGVGYGVFVSTRLLSELSVGEEIKLVIETNVREDHIHLYGFLDNMERDWFRTLATVQGVGNKVAIAILAAYSPVRISQLIMAKDAASFKTISGIGAKLAERIVSELKDKALKLPTSEFVVDVATGSKGNIVRKNLKQAVIRNDLNDDAVSALVNLGYNRGDAYGAVAKIVKNDENQAVDELIKLSLKELAGA